In a genomic window of Scyliorhinus torazame isolate Kashiwa2021f chromosome 5, sScyTor2.1, whole genome shotgun sequence:
- the LOC140421805 gene encoding uncharacterized protein isoform X2 — protein MEKGEDSGRIAVDPLEQRQGREARSKMASEGGRLVWGPEQQEFLRRCVEELKKEVLAPMLQAIEGLKEAQRTQELDLRVVKAKAAENEDEIQGLVVKTETHEAQHKRCVERLEALENNSRRKNLRVLDLPEGAEGADVGAYVSTMLHSLMGSEAPTGPLEVEGAYRVLARRPKAGEIPRAIVVRFHRYNDREMVLRWAKKTRNCRWENAVIRVYQDWSAEVARRRASFNRAKAVLHKKVKFGMLQLARLWVTHQGKHHYFETAEEAWAFIVDEKLE, from the coding sequence atggaaaaaggagaggatagcggccggattgcagtggatcctttggagcagcggcaaggaagggaagctcggagcaagatggcgtcggaaggtggccgtttggtatggggcccggagcaacaagagttcctgcggcgctgtgtggaagagctgaagaaggaggtgttggccccgatgctacaggcgattgaagggctaaaggaggcgcagaggacccaggagctggaccttcgggtcgtgaaggcaaaggctgctgaaaatgaagatgaaatacagggcctggtggtaaagacagagacgcacgaggcacagcacaaaaggtgtgtggagaggttggaagccctggagaataattcgaggaggaagaatttaagagtcctggatcttcccgaaggcgcagagggggcggacgtcggggcatatgtgagcacgatgcttcactcgctaatgggatcggaggccccgacgggccctttggaggtggagggagcttatcgagttctggcgcgaagaccaaaggctggagaaatacctcgagccatcgtggtgaggtttcaccgctacaacgacagagagatggtcctaagatgggcgaagaaaactcggaactgtaggtgggagaacgcggtgatccgcgtataccaggattggagtgcggaggtggcgagaaggagagcaagtttcaatcgggctaaggcggtgcttcacaaaaaggttaaatttggaatgttgcaactggcaagactgtgggtcacacaccaagggaagcaccactactttgagacggcagaagaggcgtgggcattcattgtggacgagaagctggaatag
- the LOC140421844 gene encoding uncharacterized protein → MEKPWKCGDCGKGFRVPSKLEIHRRSHTGERPFTCSQCGKGFTQSSGLRTHQRVHTGERPFTCSQCGKGFIDSSALRRHQRVHTGERPFTSSQCGKEFTQLSTLWRHQRVHTGERPFTCSQCGKGFTQLTNLQTHQRAHSGERPFTCSQCGKGFTQLSSLQSHQQVHTGARPFTCSRCGKGFIDSSTLRKHQRVHTGERPFTCS, encoded by the coding sequence atggagaaaccgtggaaatgtggggactgtgggaagggattcagagtcccatctaagctggagattcatcgccgcagtcacactggggagaggccgttcacctgctctcagtgtgggaagggattcactcagtcatccggcctgcggacacaccagcgagttcacactggggagagaccattcacctgctctcagtgtgggaagggattcattgattcatccgccctgcggagacatcagcgagttcacactggggagagaccgttcaccagctcccagtgtgggaaggaattcactcagttatccaccctgtggagacatcagcgagttcacactggggagaggccattcacctgctctcagtgtgggaagggattcacacagttaaccaacctgcagacacaccagcgagctcactctggggagagaccattcacctgctctcagtgtgggaagggattcactcagttatccagtctgcagtcacaccagcaagTGCATactggggcgaggccattcacctgctctcggtgtgggaagggattcattgattcatccaccctgcggaaacatcagcgagttcacactggggagaggccattcacctgctcttag
- the LOC140421805 gene encoding uncharacterized protein isoform X1, whose amino-acid sequence MEGKSIVHSGENPDTSCVCGRGFTRSSGLTSHKCSHTEEKPWKCGDCGKGFTSPSKLETHQRSHTGERPFTCSMCGKGFTESYALSTHQRVHTGKRPFTCSECGKGFTLSTHLLNHQRVHTDERPFQCPACGKCCKSSGNLMCHQRVHTDERPFRCSHCGTGFRRSSDLTVHQRIHTGERPFACSKCGKRFTHSSALLNHQPVHTGERPFTCSKCGKGFTQSSALQTHQRVHTDERPFQCPDCGKCYKSSKELMRHQHVHTGERPFRCSHCETGFRHSSQLTVHQRIHTGERPFTCTQCGKGFTQSSDLQTHQRVHTGERPFACSECGKGFTTSSHLLRHQRVHTDERPFQCPDCRKCYKSSGDLMRHQRVHTDERPFACSECRKGFTTSSHLLRHQRGHKERQ is encoded by the coding sequence atggaaggaaaaagcatcgttcacagtggggagaatccGGACAcgagttgtgtgtgtggacgaggattcactcgatcatcaggcctcacaagccacaaatgcagtcacactgaggagaaaccgtggaaatgtggggactgtgggaaaggattcacttcaccatccaagctggaaactcatcaacgcagtcacactggggagagaccattcacctgctccatgtgtgggaagggattcactgagtcatatGCCCTGtccacacatcagcgagttcacactgggaagaggccattcacctgctcagaatgtgggaagggatttacactTTCAACCCACTTgctgaatcaccagcgagttcacactgacgagagaccattccaATGTCCAGCCTGCGGGAAGTGCTGTAAAAGTTCTGGGaatctgatgtgccatcaacgtgttcacactgacgagagaccgtttaggtgctctcactgcgggactgggttcagacgatcatctgacctcactgtacatcagcgaattcacactggggagaggccattcgcctgctccaagtgtgggaagagattcactcactcATCCGCTCTGCTGAATCACCAgccagttcacactggagagagaccattcacatgctccaaatgtggaaagggattcactcagtcatccgccctgcaaacacaccagcgagttcacactgatgagagaccgtttcaatgtccagactgtgggaaatgctataaaagttcgaaggaactgatgcgccatcaacatgttcacactggagagagaccgttcaggtgctctcactgcgagactgggttcagacactcatctcaactcactgtacatcagcgaattcacactggggagaggccattcacctgcacccagtgtggtaagggattcactcagtcatctgacctgcagacacaccagcgagttcacactggggagagaccattcgcctgctctgagtgtgggaagggattcaccacttcatcccacctgctgagacatcaacgagttcacactgatgagagaccgttccaatGTCCAGATTGCagaaagtgctataaaagttctggagatctgatgcgccatcaacgtgttcacactgacgagagaccgttcgcctgctccgagtgtcggaagggattcaccacttcatcccacctactgagacaccaacgaggccacaaggaaCGACAGTGA